One segment of Struthio camelus isolate bStrCam1 chromosome 27, bStrCam1.hap1, whole genome shotgun sequence DNA contains the following:
- the MRPS24 gene encoding small ribosomal subunit protein uS3m isoform X2 yields MAAPVAARALRAAATWGRSCGSPALGARRHLHASPVCLKSRAARVRVGKGDKPVTYEKAHAPHYIAHRKGWLSLHTGNLDGETGAAERTVEDVFLRKFLYGTFPGCLANEVVLKRRANLLVVCLVVVQSLAPSKLYFLVGYAETLLSHFYKCPVRLEVQTVPTKVIYKYL; encoded by the exons ATGGCGGCGCCCGTGGCGGCCCGGGCGCTGCGGG cggcggcgacctgGGGCCGCAGCTGCGGCAGCCCTgccctcggcgcccgccgccaccTCCACGCCAGCCCCGTCTGCCTCAAG AGCCGAGCGGCCCGGGTGCGCGTGGGCAAAGGGGACAAGCCGGTGACCTACGAGAAGGCGCACGCCCCGCACTACATCGCCCACCGCAAGGGCTGGCTCTCCCTGCACACCG gtAACCTGGACGGGGAAACCGGGGCGGCCGAGCGGACGGTGGAGGACGTTTTCCTGCGCAAGTTCCTCTACGGCACCTTCCCCGGCTGCCTGGCCAACGAGGTGGTGCTCAAGCGACGCGCCAACCTGCTGGTGGTGTGCCTGGTGGTGGTGCAGAGCCTGGCGCCCAGCAAGCTCTACTTCCTCGTCGGCTACGCCGAGACCCTCCTCTCCCACTTTTACAAGTGCCCCGTCCGCTTGGAGGTGCAAACGGTGCCCACCAAGGTCATCTACAAGTACCTCTAG
- the MRPS24 gene encoding small ribosomal subunit protein uS3m isoform X1, which yields MAAPVAARALRAAAAATWGRSCGSPALGARRHLHASPVCLKSRAARVRVGKGDKPVTYEKAHAPHYIAHRKGWLSLHTGNLDGETGAAERTVEDVFLRKFLYGTFPGCLANEVVLKRRANLLVVCLVVVQSLAPSKLYFLVGYAETLLSHFYKCPVRLEVQTVPTKVIYKYL from the exons ATGGCGGCGCCCGTGGCGGCCCGGGCGCTGCGG gcggcggcggcggcgacctgGGGCCGCAGCTGCGGCAGCCCTgccctcggcgcccgccgccaccTCCACGCCAGCCCCGTCTGCCTCAAG AGCCGAGCGGCCCGGGTGCGCGTGGGCAAAGGGGACAAGCCGGTGACCTACGAGAAGGCGCACGCCCCGCACTACATCGCCCACCGCAAGGGCTGGCTCTCCCTGCACACCG gtAACCTGGACGGGGAAACCGGGGCGGCCGAGCGGACGGTGGAGGACGTTTTCCTGCGCAAGTTCCTCTACGGCACCTTCCCCGGCTGCCTGGCCAACGAGGTGGTGCTCAAGCGACGCGCCAACCTGCTGGTGGTGTGCCTGGTGGTGGTGCAGAGCCTGGCGCCCAGCAAGCTCTACTTCCTCGTCGGCTACGCCGAGACCCTCCTCTCCCACTTTTACAAGTGCCCCGTCCGCTTGGAGGTGCAAACGGTGCCCACCAAGGTCATCTACAAGTACCTCTAG